A stretch of DNA from Microbacterium croceum:
GCTCTGGGAGGTGTCGTACCCTCCGGCCGCGGTTACTTCTATCCGGCCACGGTGCTGGTGGATGTGCCGCAGGACGCGCGCATCCTCCGCGAGGAGATCTTCGGCCCGGTCGCCCCGATCACGACGTTCCGCGATGAGGAAGAGGCGGTGCTGCTGGCGAATGCCAGCGAATACGGCCTCGTCTGCTTCGTCTACACCCGTGATCTCAACCGCGCGCTGCGTCTCGCGGAACGCCTGGAGACGGGGATGCTCGGGCTGAACACCGGACTCGTGTCCAACCCGGCAGCACCGTTCGGTGGCGTGAAGCAGTCCGGGATCGGTCGGGAGGGCGGATTCGAGGGGATCGACGAGTACCTCGAGACGACCTACATCGGCATCTCCGATCCTTTCGCCTGATCACTCCGCACGTTCTGAAGGAGCTGCATTGCACATCACTGATTTCTCCCTCGACCACTTCTCCCTGCGGGGGCGGAGCGCGATCGTCACGGGCGGGAACACCGGACTGGGGCAGGCGTTCACGCTCGCCCTGGCCAAGGCAGGAGCGGATGTCTTCGTGCCGACGCTCTTCGACGACGGCGGCGAGACCGCCGACCTGGTGCGCGCGGAAGGCGGCCGCTACCAGGAGCAGACGATCGACATCACGGCGCCCGGAGCGCCCGCCCTGGCGGTCGACGCGTGCGTGGCGGCCCTGGGTGGAGTGGACATCCTCGTCAACTCCGCAGGCATCAGCCGCATCGCGGACGTCACGGAGTTCGGCCGGGAGGAGTGGGACCCCATGGTCGCCGTCAACCTCACCGCGGCATTCGACATGGCCCACGAGGTGGCGAAGCGGATGATCCCGCAGGGCGCGGGCAAGATCATCAACATCGCCTCGCTGTTCTCCTTCCTCGGCGGCCTCGGCTCACCCGCCTATGCCGCGACCAAGCACGGCATCGTCGGGCTGACCCGCGCCTACGCCGACGAGCTCGGGGGGGCCGGCATCCAGGTCAACGCGATCGCGCCGGGCTACTTCAAGACGCGCATCACCGAGGGATCCCGCTCCGACCCTGCGGTCAACGGCCGCATCATCGAGCACACCCCCGCGGGGAGGTGGGGCGATGTCGCCGACCTCATGGGTGCCACCGTGTTCCTCGCCAGCCCCGCATCCGACTTCGTCAACGGTCACGTGCTGACCGTCGACGGCGGCTATCTCGTGCGCTGACCCGCAGCGCTGCCCATCCACGAACGAACAGGACATCTCTCCCATGGTTGCTTCACGATCCGCCCTCACCCGCGCGGAGATCGTCGACCGACTCCGCGATCTGATCGGCGACGATCAGGTCGAGACCGACGCCCGCGAACTCCGCGAGGCGAGCGTCGACCGCTTCAAGAAGTACACGTCGGTGCACGGGATCTTCGACGGACCGATCCCCGCGGCGATCGCCTACGCCCGCTCCACGGACGACGTCTCGGCGATCCTGTCCTTCGCCGAGGAGAACCTGATCAACGTGGTGCCCCGCACGGGAAGGACCGCGACCGAGGGAGGCCTGGAGACGATCGTCGAGGACACGATCGTGCTCGATGGCTCGCGCATGGACGCGATCCTCGAGATCGACCCGATCGACATGATGGTCACCGCGCAGTGCGGGGTCCCGCTCCAGGTGCTCGAGGACACGCTGCGGGCGCAGGGGCTGACGACCGGCCACTCCCCGCAGTCCAAGCCGCTGGCGCAGATGGGGGGATTGGTCGCGACACGCTCCATCGGCCAGTTCT
This window harbors:
- a CDS encoding SDR family oxidoreductase, which encodes MHITDFSLDHFSLRGRSAIVTGGNTGLGQAFTLALAKAGADVFVPTLFDDGGETADLVRAEGGRYQEQTIDITAPGAPALAVDACVAALGGVDILVNSAGISRIADVTEFGREEWDPMVAVNLTAAFDMAHEVAKRMIPQGAGKIINIASLFSFLGGLGSPAYAATKHGIVGLTRAYADELGGAGIQVNAIAPGYFKTRITEGSRSDPAVNGRIIEHTPAGRWGDVADLMGATVFLASPASDFVNGHVLTVDGGYLVR